The following coding sequences lie in one Musa acuminata AAA Group cultivar baxijiao chromosome BXJ1-8, Cavendish_Baxijiao_AAA, whole genome shotgun sequence genomic window:
- the LOC103994629 gene encoding uncharacterized protein LOC103994629 — MVFAGGSCRGAGDGDGLKLDPCRFAVRVVRGRWFMLFSSFLIMAAAGATYIFSIYSKDIKSSLGYDQSTLNTLSFFKDLGANVGVLSGLINEVTPPWVVLAMGAGMNLFGYLMIYLAITGRTAPPHVWLMCLYICVGANSQTFANTGALVTCVKNFPESRGIVLGLLKGFVGLSGAIMTQLYYAIYGDDSKSLVLLIAWLPAAISIVFVHTIRIMKVETQGKTPKPFFCFLYISIALATYLLIAIVIENKVTFSHSEFGISAAVVMLLLLLPLAVVVKEEFRVFKQTKQDLQNPQPLAITVEKPSPPEPLPLPESKQSPPTTATAGTKHKNHVVSCVGDMFRPPDRGEDYSILQALVSIDMIILFFATICGVGGTLTAIDNMGQIGESLGYPKRSIATFVSLISIWNYAGRVASGFASEIFLTKYKFPRPLMLTAVLLLSCVGHLLIAFGVSNSLYFASVVIGFCFGAQWPLLFAIISEIFGLKYYSTLYNFGGVASPIGSYILNVRVAGYLYDREALKQNNGVRGPNGTDLTCIGVECYKLSFIIITAVTVLGALVSLVLVWRTKDFYKGDIYAKFREQMAVAEIDMAAGNFSLDRIDGEEEATQKKKKKNATTQDEEEVVVNGNGKRA, encoded by the coding sequence ATGGTTTTTGCCGGTGGTTCCTGCAGAGGCGCGGGCGACGGCGATGGCCTCAAGCTGGATCCATGTAGGTTCGCCGTCCGAGTGGTGCGCGGCCGGTGGTTTATGCTCTTCTCTTCGTTCCTTATCATGGCCGCCGCCGGTGCCACCTACATCTTCAGCATCTACTCCAAGGACATCAAGTCGTCGCTGGGCTACGACCAGTCGACGCTGAACACGCTGTCCTTCTTCAAGGACCTCGGCGCCAACGTCGGCGTCCTCTCCGGCCTCATCAACGAGGTCACCCCGCCCTGGGTCGTCCTCGCCATGGGCGCCGGCATGAACCTCTTCGGCTACCTCATGATCTACCTCGCCATCACCGGCCGCACCGCTCCTCCCCACGTCTGGCTGATGTGCCTCTACATCTGCGTCGGTGCCAACTCCCAGACCTTCGCCAACACCGGTGCCCTCGTCACCTGCGTCAAGAACTTCCCGGAGAGCCGCGGTATCGTGCTCGGCCTCCTCAAGGGCTTCGTCGGCCTCAGCGGCGCCATCATGACCCAGCTCTACTATGCCATCTACGGCGACGATTCCAAGTCCCTTGTTCTGCTCATCGCCTGGCTCCCGGCCGCCATCTCCATCGTCTTCGTCCACACCATTCGGATCATGAAGGTGGAAACGCAGGGCAAGACGCCCAAGCCCTTCTTTTGCTTCCTCTACATCTCCATCGCTCTCGCTACTTATCTCTTGATCGCGATCGTCATCGAGAATAAAGTCACCTTCTCCCACTCTGAGTTCGGCATCAGCGCTGCCGTAGTTATGCTCCTCCTCTTACTCCCCCTCGCGGTCGTCGTTAAAGAGGAGTTCAGAGTCTTCAAGCAAACGAAGCAGGATCTGCAAAACCCACAGCCACTCGCCATCACCGTCGAGAAGCCGTCGCCACCAGAGCCGCTGCCGCTCCCAGAGTCCAAACAGAGTCCTCCGACAACCGCCACGGCCGGCACCAAACATAAGAACCATGTAGTTTCCTGCGTGGGAGACATGTTCAGGCCGCCCGACAGGGGCGAGGACTACTCCATCCTCCAGGCGCTGGTGAGCATCGACATGATAATCCTCTTCTTCGCCACCATCTGCGGCGTCGGCGGCACGCTGACGGCGATCGACAACATGGGCCAGATAGGCGAGTCGCTGGGCTACCCCAAGCGGAGCATCGCCACATTCGTCTCGCTCATCAGCATCTGGAACTACGCAGGGAGAGTGGCGTCCGGGTTCGCCTCTGAGATCTTCCTCACCAAGTACAAGTTCCCTCGCCCGCTCATGCTCACGGCAGTCCTCCTCTTGTCCTGCGTCGGCCATCTCCTCATCGCCTTCGGCGTCTCGAATTCCTTATACTTCGCCTCGGTGGTCATCGGGTTCTGCTTCGGCGCGCAGTGGCCACTGCTCTTCGCCATCATATCGGAGATCTTCGGGTTAAAATACTACTCCACGCTCTACAACTTCGGCGGCGTCGCCAGCCCGATCGGGTCCTACATACTGAACGTGAGGGTGGCCGGATACTTGTACGACAGGGAGGCGCTGAAGCAGAACAATGGCGTGAGGGGACCCAACGGCACCGACCTGACCTGCATCGGCGTCGAGTGTTACAAACTCTCGTTCATCATAATCACGGCGGTGACGGTGCTCGGAGCGCTGGTGTCGCTGGTACTGGTCTGGAGGACCAAGGACTTCTACAAGGGCGACATCTATGCCAAGTTTAGGGAGCAGATGGCAGTAGCAGAGATCGACATGGCCGCGGGAAACTTCAGTCTAGATCGGATAGATGGAGAAGAAGAGGCgacacagaagaagaagaaaaagaatgctACAACTCAGGATGAAGAGGAGGTCGTGGTCAATGGTAATGGTAAAAGAGCTTGA
- the LOC135587874 gene encoding aspartic proteinase 36-like, whose protein sequence is MWRPPAILLIAAWAVTALAASDSAWADAGFPAKLRLERALPTRGVGLEHLRARDRARHGRSLLGASSSPASAAAGVVDFPVEGSANPFTVGLYFTRVDLGNPAKEFYVQIDTGSDILWVTCNPCNGCPTSSGLNIQLEFFDPDKSVSSSRISCSDDRCTSALETGEALCSTSDSSSSPCSYSFQYGDGSGTNGFYVSDTIYFDTVLGNEQIVNSSATIVFGCSNSQSGDLMKSDRAVDGIFGFGQHELSVISQLSSIGVAPKVFSHCLKGSENGGGILVLGEIVEPGIVYTPLVPSQSHYNLNLESIAVNGQTLSIEPSVFATSNTQGTIIDSGTTLTYLAEQAYDPFVNAIISSLSSSVRSIPSRGNECFVTLSSVDESFPSVTLKFAGGASMPLKPEDYLLQQGSVDNSIIWCIGWQKNQGSGITILGDLVLKDKIFVYDLANQRIGWTNYDCSLSVNVSASSSGKNQYLNAGQLDVNGSSQIAFANLLWTSIAIVLVYILTLCSLRQ, encoded by the exons ATGTGGAGACCGCCGGCGATCCTGCTGATCGCGGCCTGGGCGGTGACCGCGCTCGCCGCCTCCGACTCGGCCTGGGCGGATGCGGGATTCCCGGCGAAGCTGAGGCTGGAGAGGGCGCTGCCGACGAGAGGGGTCGGACTGGAGCATCTCAGAGCTCGGGACCGTGCCCGCCACGGCCGGTCCCTGCTTGGCGCATCCTCCTCGCCGGCGTCTGCTGCCGCAGGCGTGGTGGATTTCCCCGTCGAGGGATCCGCCAACCCCTTCACCGTGGG GCTTTATTTTACTCGCGTGGATCTGGGGAACCCAGCAAAAGAATTTTATGTACAGATTGATACGGGAAGCGATATCTTGTGGGTGACATGCAATCCGTGCAATGGGTGCCCAACATCCAGTGGGCTGAAT ATCCAGCTGGAGTTCTTTGACCCTGACAAGTCAGTGTCATCGTCACGAATAAGTTGCTCCGATGACCGGTGCACCTCTGCCCTCGAAACCGGAGAGGCATTGTGCTCAACTTCTGATTCTTCAAGCTCTCCTTGCAGTTACTCATTCCAGTATGGTGATGGGAGTGGCACCAATGGATTTTATGTATCTGATACTATATACTTTGATACAGTTTTGGGAAATGAGCAGATTGTGAATTCTTCAGCTACAATTGTTTTTGG ATGTAGCAACTCACAATCTGGAGACTTGATGAAGTCAGATAGGGCAGTTGACGGGATTTTTGGTTTCGGACAGCATGAACTATCTGTCATATCGCAGCTATCCTCTATTGGTGTCGCCCCTAAAGTTTTTTCTCATTGCTTGAAGGGGTCAGAAAATGGTGGAGGCATATTGGTTCTTGGAGAGATTGTAGAACCGGGTATTGTCTATACCCCACTTGTTCCCTCACA GTCTCATTACAACTTGAATTTGGAGAGTATTGCTGTCAACGGGCAAACACTATCTATTGAACCGTCAGTGTTTGCAACATCAAACACACAAGGAACCATCATTGACTCGGGAACCACATTGACTTACCTTGCTGAACAGGCTTATGATCCTTTTGTTAATGCT ataatttcttctctttcatcATCTGTGCGTTCGATTCCTTCCAGGGGAAATGAGTGTTTTGTTACTTTAAGCAG TGTTGATGAATCATTTCCTTCTGTTACATTGAAATTCGCGGGTGGTGCATCCATGCCACTAAAGCCTGAGGATTACCTATTGCAGCAAGGCTCCGTT GATAATTCTATTATATGGTGTATTGGCTGGCAAAAGAACCAGGGCTCAGGAATAACAATCCTAGGAG ACCTTGTTCTAAAGGATAAGATATTTGTTTATGACTTGGCCAATCAGCGCATAGGGTGGACAAATTATGATT GTTCTCTGTCTGTCAatgtcagtgcatcatcctctggtAAGAACCAGTACCTGAATGCCGGGCAGCTGGATGTCAATGGATCATCACAAATTGCATTTGCCAATCTGCTGTGGACCAGTATTGCAATTGTACTTGTGTATATTCTCACTCTATGCAGCTTAAGACAATAG